A single genomic interval of Pochonia chlamydosporia 170 chromosome 7, whole genome shotgun sequence harbors:
- a CDS encoding sugar transport protein (similar to Verticillium alfalfae VaMs.102 XP_003007943.1) codes for MAGRSIRQCLHDITGYLVILIVIATLGSLQFGFHLAELNAPQDVITCHKKSISTAARVAGWIKEATGKADKTKPSTGFLPDCIPMTEAAFATISSMFTVGGLAGALAAGPFASRRGRLPAMRLTAVSYIIGALIEALAGSVVAMSIGRLVSGLGAGASTVIVPLYISEISPPNERGLFGAMTQVSINIGIIATQTLGYFLSYGNAWRWVLGVGVCIATTQFLGLFVVPESPAWLAAHGDPTKAKRTLQRIRGNGFDIHEETSNWGSGNATSDREAEEEGLLAQADGATPLSPTVSGSGSTRHMGFVEVVKDVNTRPAIIAVVGIMVTQQFCGINSIIMYSVSLLADLLPVSSAKLTILISAVNLAMTIACSPLPDSLGRKTCLLISIIGQGSSSLALAFSIVFGAKVLSAISVLFFVAFFAVGLGPVPFIMASELVGQEAVGATQSWCLAANYVATFIVAQFFPIINTALNKALGGAGWVYFLFAGLAALGAIFVGSRVPETKGKKDADEVWGRTRRLD; via the exons ATGGCAGGCCGTAGCATCAGGCAGTGCCTGCATGATATCACCGGCTATTTGGTTATACTCATTGTCATTGCTACTCTTGGGTCGCTACAGTTTGGTTTCCATCTG GCTGAGCTCAACGCACCTCAAGATGTCATTACCTGTCATAAGAAATCCATCTCTACGGCTGCCCGTGTAGCAGGCTGGATCAAAGAGGCCACTGGCAAAGctgacaagaccaagccaTCGACTGGCTTCCTGCCGGACTGTATACCCATGACCGAGGCCGCCTTTGCTACCATTTCTTCCATGTTCACCGTTGGAGGACTTGCTGGAGCCCTTGCTGCCGGCCCATTTGCTTCCAGGCGTGGCCGCCTACCGGCGATGAGACTCACTGCCGTATCATATATCATTGGTGCTTTGATCGAAGCTTTAGCCGGCAGTGTCGTCGCCATGTCCATCGGCCGTCTTGTTTCAGGACTTGGAGCTGGCGCCTCGACAGTCATCGTTCCGCTCTACATTAGTGAGATCTCCCCACCCAACGAGCGCGGCTTGTTTGGTGCAATGACCCAGGTTTCAATCAACATTGGTATCATCGCGACACAGACCTTGGGGTACTTTTTGAGCTATGGTAACGCCTGGAGATGGGTCCTGGGCGTTGGCGTCTGTATAGCCACGACACAATTTCTTGGGCTGTTCGTCGTTCCCGAGAGTCCTGCTTGGCTCGCCGCGCATGGTGACCCTACCAAGGCCAAGAGGACACTGCAGCGTATTCGAGGCAATGGATTTGACATTCATGAGGAAACGTCAAATTGGGGCAGTGGTAATGCTACATCTGAccgagaagcagaagaggaggGTCTTTTAGCTCAGGCTGATGGGGCTACGCCGTTGTCCCCAACCGTGTCTGGTTCGGGGTCGACTCGACACATGGGCTTTGTCGAAGTTGTCAAGGACGTCAATACCAGACCTGCCATTATTGCCGTCGTCGGAATCATGGTGACACAGCAGTTTTGCGGCATTaactccatcatcatgtaTTCTGTCTCGCTTCTTGCCGATTTATTGCCGGTTTCATCCGCTAAGctcaccatcctcatctcTGCCGTCAATCTCGCCATGACCATTGCTTGCTCTCCCTTACCAGACAGCCTGGGCCGCAAGACATGCCTCCTCATCTCAATCATCGGTCAAGGCTCGAGCTCTCTGGCCCTGGCATTTTCGATTGTGTTTGGGGCCAAGGTCCTATCGGCCATATCTGTGCTTTTTTTTGTGGCCTTCTTTGCCGTTGGCCTCGGTCCAGTAcccttcatcatggcctcTGAACTTGTGGGACAGGAGGCCGTCGGGGCCACCCAGAGTTGGTGCTTGGCTGCCAATTATGTTGCAACTTTTATCGTTGCACAGTTCTTCCCCATTATCAACACGGCATTAAACAAGGCCCTTGGTGGAGCTGGATGGGTGTACTTCCTCTTTGCTGGACTGGCCGCCCTTGGTGCTATTTTCGTCGGCAGTAGGGTGCCCGAGacaaaggggaagaaggatGCTGATGAAGTTTGGGGACGAACTCGTCGCTTGGACTAA
- a CDS encoding glutathione S-transferase-like protein (similar to Metarhizium acridum CQMa 102 XP_007809195.1), producing MALTLYIGNKRYSSWSMRPWVLLKALNIPFDEKLQLFKPGQRQPEFLKFSPTGKVPCLYDSERKDVAIWDSLAICEYIAEKHPAAWPSDPVARAFARSAASEMHSSFPTIRDECSMNVALRIELREPSEGLKRDLERFTTLFNDGIQRFGGPFLAGDSFTVADAFYAPIASRVKTYGIKLEGAAGEYLERLYEHPAIQEWIKEGIEETAREPYHEEDCVRGRKVLEDFCK from the coding sequence ATGGCGCTGACTCTCTACATCGGCAACAAGCGCTACTCATCTTGGTCCATGCGACCATGGGTCCTACTCAAAGCCCTCAACATCCCatttgatgagaagctccAACTGTTCAAACCCGGCCAGCGTCAACCCGAGTTCCTCAAGTTCTCGCCCACAGGCAAGGTGCCTTGCCTCTATGACTCCGAGCGCAAGGACGTCGCTATCTGGGACTCTCTCGCCATTTGCGAATATATTGCCGAAAAGCATCCTGCCGCATGGCCCAGTGACCCTGTCGCCCGTGCCTTTGCCAGGTCTGCTGCATCGGAAATGCATTCAAGCTTCCCAACCATTCGCGATGAGTGCTCCATGAATGTTGCTCTGCGTATTGAGCTGAGAGAGCCCAGCGAAGGACTCAAGCGCGACCTGGAGAGATTTACGACCTTGTTCAATGACGGCATACAGAGATTCGGCGGCCCATTTTTGGCCGGCGATTCTTTTACTGTTGCTGATGCTTTTTATGCCCCCATCGcttcaagagtcaagacatATGGTATCAAGCTTGAGGGTGCGGCGGGTGAGTACTTGGAAAGATTGTATGAGCACCCGGCCATCCAGGAATGGATCAAGGAGGGCATTGAGGAGACGGCGAGAGAGCCGTACCATGAGGAAGACTGTGTTAGAGGACGCAAGGTCTTGGAAGATTTTTGCAAATAA
- a CDS encoding peptide chain release factor 1 (similar to Cordyceps militaris CM01 XP_006674750.1), which produces MASKTNSGVEDAPEPAQLEAHSKEETVHPDDLIARISTIDRAYQASPPDGGLRAWCQVLAGHLIVFNTWGYMISFGIFQSHYAEMLSMEPSAIAWIGSVQICLVFLVGTFAGRAFDAGYYKIALIIGNLLQLIGIVTTSVAHTYWQVFLAQGICQGLGCGIVFAPTVANVSTYFSKKKSIAISLGACGGATGGMVFPLMAQQLLPKIGFPWTVRAMGLVVLVTSVMVYLLVKPRLPPRKSGPIVEIGAFKESTYLLFAISMFFTLWAAYFAYYYARAYALAILGGSQSTSFTMLLVINAVGIPGRLVPALIADRYFGAVNTFIPIIFCAAICMFGWIGVRSIPADYVWLCIYGFFGAAIQGMFPSTLAGLTKDLSKAETPSTLAPSLIQRAKALSAEHDALQKSLNALFDSQKAKRAGELQRVATALAAWQKSLSSIQELQGMADDEQDPDLAAIARDELQTEEAKLESLEKNLSTSLTPQHPFADMPCMIEFRPGPGGLEGRYFTDSLFKMYKALCMRRGYRANVLKYEMADAAGDQSSSAGESPVQEAILEVQDQGAYDIFRSEAGMHRVQRIPSTESKGRVHTSAVAVWVLPSFPESSASDIDFDDPESDFYVNPQEVKIETMRARGAGGQHVNKTESAIRMTHIPTGTTVSMQDHRSQQRNREDAWKLLRSRIASQRAEQRMEEASRLRNSVLSQTQITRGDKIRTYNYNQDRCTDHRAALDVHNLPDVLEGGETLDRVMDAAKEWLVAKEIEMVIAEEEIKVTDKA; this is translated from the exons ATGGCTTCAAAAACGAACTCGGGGGTTGAAGATGCCCCCGAACCAGCACAACTAGAAGCACACAGCAAGGAAGAAACAGTCCATCCCGACGACCTCATTGCACGAATATCCACCATTGACAGGGCATATCAGGCTTCACCTCCGGATGGCGGTCTACGAGCATGGTGCCAGGTCCTGGCTGGACACTTGATCGTCTTCAACACCTGGGGTTACATGATCAGTTTTGGTATTTTCCAATCGCACTATGCCGAGATGCTGTCCATGGAACCATCGGCCATTGCCTGGATAGGCAGCGTCCAAATTTGCCTCGTCTTTCTAGTCGGCACGTTTGCCGGTAGAGCCTTTGACGCCGGCTACTACAAGATTGCTCTCATCATCGGAAATCTGCTCCAGCTTATAGGAATTGTTACAACTAGCGTCGCTCACACCTACTGGCAAGTGTTTTTGGCCCAGGGCATATGCCAAGGTCTTGGGTGCGGCATTGTTTTTGCGCCAACGGTGGCCAACGTCTCTACCTActtttccaagaagaagagcattgctATATCTCTGGGTGCTTGTGGCGGTGCCACGGGAGGGATGGTGTTTCCCTTGATGGCGCAGCAGTTGTTGCCAAAAATCGGCTTTCCATGGACGGTACGAGCGATGGGGTTGGTGGTCCTCGTTACGTCCGTCATGGTGTATCTGCTGGTTAAGCCAAGATTGCCCCCGAGGAAATCTGGTCCCATCGTGGAAATAGGCGCGTTCAAAGAGAGCACCTATCTTTTGTTTGCGATAAGCATGTTCTTTACCTTGTGGGCTGCATACTTTGCCTACTATTAT GCACGAGCATATGCTCTGGCCATCTTGGGCGGGTCGCAATCTACCTCCTTCACGATGCTGCTTGTTATCAACGCCGTCGGTATTCCAGGCCGCCTTGTCCCAGCTTTGATCGCTGACCGATACTTTGGCGCTGTGAACACCTTTATACCCATCATATTTTGCGCCGCTATTTGCATGTTTGGCTGGATTGGGGTGCGCTCCATCCCGGCGGACTATGTCTGGCTGTGCATCTATGGGTTCTTTGGCGCGGCTATCCAGGGCATGTTTCCGTCTACATTGGCCGGATTGACAAAAGATTTGAGCAAGGCGG AGACACCCTCAACTTTGGCACCCAGTCTCATTCAACGAGCCAAAGCCCTCTCTGCCGAACACGATGCCCTACAGAAATCACTAAACGCCCTGTTTGATTCCCAAAAAGCCAAAAGGGCGGGTGAACTGCAACGCGTCGCAACCGCCCTCGCAGCATGGCAGAAATCGCTTTCCTCCATCCAGGAGCTGCAGGGCATGGCAGACGACGAACAGGATCCTGACCTGGCAGCCATTGCGCGAGACGAGCTACAGACCGAAGAAGCGAAGCTCGAATCGCTGGAAAAGAACCTCTCAACTAGTCTGACACCGCAGCATCCTTTTGCCGACATGCCCTGTATGATTGAGTTTCGCCCAGGGCCAGGCGGTCTCGAGGGCCGGTATTTCACAGACTCCCTATTCAAGATGTACAAGGCTCTCTGCATGCGACGGGGCTACCGCGCCAACGTTTTGAAATACGAAATGGCCGACGCGGCCGGCGACCAGTCGTCTTCCGCGGGTGAGAGTCCCGTACAGGAAGCCATTCTCGAggttcaagaccaaggcgCGTACGATATTTTCCGCAGCGAAGCAGGCATGCACCGCGTCCAACGAATTCCCAGTACCGAAAGTAAGGGGCGAGTTCATACGAGTGCCGTGGCGGTGTGGGTGTTGCCATCCTTTCCAGAGAGCAGTGCCAGCGACATAGACTTTGACGACCCCGAAAGCGACTTTTACGTGAATCCGCAAGAAGTCAAGATTGAAACGATGCGTGCGCGTGGCGCCGGTGGCCAGCACGTCAACAAAACGGAATCAGCGATTCGAATGACGCACATTCCCACGGGTACGACCGTGTCCATGCAGGATCATCGCTCGCAGCAGCGGAACCGAGAAGATGCGTGGAAGCTGCTGCGTTCTCGTATTGCAAGTCAGCGCGCCGAGCAGCGCATGGAAGAAGCGTCGAGATTGAGGAATAGCGTGCTTTCGCAAACTCAGATCACGCGAGGCGACAAGATTCGCACGTATAATTATAATCAGGATCGGTGTACAGATCATAGGGCTGCGTTGGATGTTCACAATTTACCTGACGTTTTGGAAGGCGGAGAGACGCTGGATCGGGTGATGGACGCAGCAAAGGAATGGCTGGTTGCTAAGGAAATTGAGATGGTtattgcggaggaggagatcAAGGTCACGGACAAGGCGTGA
- a CDS encoding phosphoglycerate mutase (similar to Metarhizium robertsii ARSEF 23 XP_007824253.1), whose amino-acid sequence MKLSALPVLLGLASQSMATTKWHEAKGKAIQYTSVGGYFLQDDPNTNPSGFDYAQHNFGLIDRKYPSDDKFDPHGTKSQWQRFNKWVHYLNHNCDKSNNIRYKVLFFGRHGQGYHNVAESFYGTPAWNCYWAELEGNGTITWADPLLTADGFKEAQKANAFYKSLYEQQKMPHFESYYSSPLKRCLQTANTTFSTLKVPAEHPFKPTIKELFREDISIHTCDRRSTKSEIAKFMPGWKFETGFTEKDELWKGNEGETNAHQVARSKTVLDDVFTNDSSTWISVTSHSGQISALLTALNHRPFSLSTGQIIPVLIKAEVVQPAPTSTFAGFTPEATCKHPPVTSLPDKGCVCSSTGSIPSPTP is encoded by the exons ATGAAGCTTTCCGCCCTCCCAGTGCTGCTGGGTCTTGCATCGCAGTCCATGGCGACAACCAAATGGCACGAGGCTAAGGGCAAGGCGATCCAATACACGTCCGTCGGAGGCTATTTCCTTCAAGACGATCCCAACACAAACCCCAGCGGGTTTGACTAT GCTCAGCACAACTTTGGGCTGATAGACAGGAAATACCCCTCTGATGACAAGTTTGATCCTCACGGTACCAAGTCGCAGTGGCAACGCTTCAACAAATGGGTCCATTATCTTAACCACAACTGTGACAAGAGCAACAACATTCGTTACAAGGTCCTCTTCTTTGGCCGGCATGGCCAAGGCTACCACAACGTTGCCGAGAGTTTCTACGGTACGCCGGCATGGAAC TGCTACTGGGCTGAATTGGAGGGCAACGGTACCATCACCTGGGCGGATCCTCTCTTGACAGCAGACGGGTTTAAGGAAGCCCAAAAGGCCAACGCCTTTTACAAGTCTCTGTACGAGCAGCAAAAGATGCCACACTTTGAATCTTACTACAGCTCCCCGCTCAAGCGATGCCTTCAGACAGCCAACACCACATTCAGCACACTGAAAGTGCCCGCCGAGCATCCCTTCAAGCCTACTATCAAGGAACTTTTCCGTGAAGACATCAGCATTCACACCTGCGATCGTCGGTCCACCAAATCCGAGATTGCCAAGTTTATGCCGGGCTGGAAGTTTGAGACGGGCTTCACCGAGAAGGACGAGCTGTGGAAGGGCAATGAGGGGGAGACAAATGCGCATCAAGTCGCCCGAAGCAAGACGGTTCTCGACGATGTGTTCACCAACGATTCCTCCACCTGGATCAGCGTGACCAGCCATTCTGGCCAAATCAGCGCGTTGCTAACAGCATTGAACCACCGCCCTTTCAGTCTATCCACCGGGCAGATTATCCCGGTGCTCATCAAGGCCGAGGTGGTACAGCCCGCTCCTACGTCGACCTTTGCCGGCTTCACCCCCGAAGCAACCTGCAAACACCCACCTGTCACGAGTCTCCCGGACAAAGGCTGTGTTTGCTCTAGCACCGGTTCgattccatcaccaacgccGTAA
- a CDS encoding cytidyltransferase-like domain-containing protein (similar to Coccidioides immitis RS XP_001244793.1), with the protein MSAVSKEGQPQSDPAPELLDGRIWVDGCWDFFHHGHAGAMVQARQLGDELYVGVHSDEEILANKGPTVMTLEERLAAANACRWVTKAIGHAPYVTELPYISHYGCKYVVHGDDITSDSDGNDCYRFVKQAGRFKVVKRSPGISTTDLVGRMLLCTKTHFIFSLQKMLIGEEGYGSPDERKAQGKAMLERMKLYATDETAKAPGADVWFWNASTQAKAEDTEEETGVFENLLKGPGPQPGQRIVYVDGGFDLFSSGHIEFLRKVLVEEEELARKSGWFSEEAKKKRISTSGKDYGPAFVVVGVHDDEVINQWKGVNYPIMNIFERGLCVLQCKYIHAVLFGAPFTPTKSYLESLPWGVPNAIYHGPTAFMPLTYDPYTAPKEMGIYREIGHHAFAEVNAGEIVQRIMQSRDRYEARQRAKGVKAGVEAAARQREILEEEQRSREAERSGAGIGTGTSA; encoded by the exons ATGAGTGCTGTTTCCAAGGAGGGGCAACCACAAAGCGACCCTGCCCctgagctgcttgatggcCGTATCTGGGTTGATGGCTGCTGGGACTTCTTTCACCATG GCCATGCCGGGGCTATGGTGCAAGCCAGACAGCTTGGAGATGAGCTCTATGTCGGTGTGCACTCTGATGAGGaaatcttggccaacaaAGGGCCAACGGTCATGACCTTGGAAGAAAG ATTGGCGGCTGCAAACGCGTGCCGCTGGGTTACCAAGGCAATTGGCCATGCGCCATATGTCACCGAACTTCCTTACATCAGTCACTATGGCTGCAAATACGTTGTTCACGGAGATGACATTACGTCTGATAGCGACGGAAATGATTGCTACCGCTTTGTGAAGCAAGCCGGTCGCTTCAAGGTGGTGAAGCGCTCCCCTGGCATCTCAACCACAGATCTCGTTGGCCGTATGCTGCTCTGCACAAAGACACACTTCATTTTTTCTCTGCAAAAGATGCTCATCGGCGAGGAAGGATACGGAAGCCCGGATGAACGCAAAGCCCAAGGAAAAGCCATGCTAGAGCGCATGAAACTCTATGCGACAGATGAGACCGCAAAGGCCCCTGGGGCAGATGTGTGGTTCTGGAATGCTTCAACTCAGGCCAAGGCGGAAGATACCGAAGAGGAGACGGGCGTGTTTGAAAATCTTCTTAAAGGACCCGGCCCTCAGCCTGGACAGCGGATTGTTTACGTCGATGGTGGATTCGACTTGTTCTCGAGCGGTCACATCGAGTTTTTACGCAAGGTGCtcgttgaggaagaggaattGGCGCGAAAATCGGGATGGTTTTCTGAAGAAGCTAAGAAGAAGCGAATCAGTACCAGCGGAAAGGATTATGGTCCAGcattcgtcgtcgtcggagTTCATGACGACGAGGTGATTAACCAGTGGAAAGGTGTCAACTACCCGATCATGAACATCTTTGAGCGCGGTCTATGTGTTCTGCAATGCAAG TATATCCATGCCGTCCTGTTTGGGGCGCCATTTACACCAACCAAGTCATATCTCGAGTCACTGCCATGGGGTGTTCCGAATGCTATCTATCACGGGCCAACTGCCTTTATGCCTCTGACATACGATCCTTACACGGCACCGAAAGAAATGGGCATCTACCGGGAAATCGGCCACCATGCCTTCGCCGAAGTTAATGCTGGCGAGATTGTGCAGCGCATCATGCAGAGTCGGGATAGATACGAAGCGAGACAGCGAGCCAAGGGCGTCAAAGCAGGAGTGGAAGCTGCAGCTAGACAACGAGAGATattggaggaggagcaacgCAGCCGAGAGGCAGAGCGCAGCGGTGCTGGCATTGGTACCGGTACCAGTGCGTAA